TCTTGAGTTGGGTTTCGACAAAGGCAAATGTTTGTTTGCAATCGCAGAGGCTTATAGAATTAATGGAAAGTTTGCTCAAGCTATCAGTAGCTATACGGAAGCCCTTAAGCGAGAAGAATGGGATGAAAACCGCAGCGATGCCTATAGATTTCGTGCATTTTGTTTGTTGAAGGAAAAACGATATAGCGAGGCCATCAATGATTATGAAGCTTTTCAAAATGTAAAATCGGGAATCATCGATGATGAAACAAAAACCGAAATGGCAATAGCATATATCAAAGAAAATAAAAGCGACTATGCCAAACCTCTTCTCGAATCGGTACTAAAGCATAAGCCAAGTTATGTTGAGGCTCTTTTTACAATGGGGTATTATCATTATGTATCAGGCAATACCGATGAGGCCCAAAAGTATTTTGAAAGGGTTGCCCAGCAAGGAACTAAAAGAAAGAGCCTTACCAGTACTATCGTAAAGCCTCTCTGGGAGAATACATCACTCAAACAGTTTATTGAAAATATAATTAGATGAAACCATGAAAAAAAATATCCTACTAATCCTGATTGGTTGCTTAGTGAGTCTTGGTACTCTAGCTCAAACCAAAAAAACAGACCAGATTGTTAAACTTGATAATTCTGTAATAGAGGTTATCATTGATGAGGTTTCTGAAGATGAAATTCTCTATAAACTTCCCAATAACCCACGTGGGCCTATTCAGAAAGTCAAAAAAGCTGAAGTTCTGAAGCTCGTATATGCATCAGGTACGGTCGAAGAAATTAATACATTACAGCCTACCGCCAAGGCTGATAAAATTATACGAAAAGATGGACGGGTTATTCAGGGTAAAATAGTGTCGGTAAGTCCAGGAAAAGTAGAATATAAAAGTTTAGATACCAATGACCCATCTGTATATATGGTTTCAGGGGCTGATGTAACTAAACTCGAATATGCCGATGGAACAACAAGGGAATTGTTGGAAAAAAATAAAAAAACTAAAGCTATCCTAAAGAAAAATGTAACATTTGAGCAACAGGTAGCTCAGCATAGTGTTGTTGCTAAGCCTCGTCGGCTACTCGACTTGCCAAAGTTTGTGTTTGGCATTGGTGTCGACGGACTTTACGTACTCGAACCTCTTAGTAAGCAATGGGTAGCTAGTGGCGATAGTACAGGTATACAACAGGGTGTTGGATTTAGTGTCAATACCGACATCCATCTTACCAAAGGTATTGCTTTGAGCTTATTGACAGGCTATCATCAATGGCAGGTTCAACGAAACTATACCCTCAAAGATCTGGCCACACAGGCCAAAAGCACACAGTATTCTACTGTCGATAAGTTTGGTATAATACCTCTGCAAGCAGGCTTGAAATTATATTTAGCCAAAGGTTTTTATATTAATCCTAATGCGTCGTTCAATTTAATTACCACAACGTTTACAAATAAAGATGGAGATATTCCTAATCCAAATGGAGTAGGAGCTACTACCTCATCACTGAGTAAAGTTGGGTATGGTGGCAATTTGGGTTTTGAAGTATATAAGCTTCCATTTGTAATTGATTTTTCGGCTCGTTTTCAAGTTGTCAATGCAGAAAGCTTCAGGAATATCGGAGAACCACTCTATTATGCTGGGCTTCGACTAGGAATTGGTTTTGCCGTTGACAAATAGAAAAGCATTCGTGTTTGTAATTTATTATTTAAGAATAGTTTATGTGAATTAAAAACCCCAACGCATAGACATACTTCTCTTTTATGGGGATTAAAAACGATGAAAAAAAACATTCAACTTCTTAGAATTACGCTATTGTGTTTAGTGTCTTATGTAGGAATAGCACAAATCCCAACAGCACCAGGAACGACAGGTAATGCTGACAACCTAACTCGTGAAACCTCCGAGCCTACTCAAGAACTATTTGCAAGAGTAAGCCCAGATGGGAAATATTTATTATATAATGCCTTAGAAATAAGCTATTCGCTGAGTCTTACCAATGGCCGTATAGATCAAAAAACGAATAAGAAATATCGTATCGTCAAAAAAGAAATAGGCAAACCTATTACCAACCCCTTAGCCGACAATGCGGCATATCCAACTTGGATGCCCGATAATTCTGGAATAATATTTAGTTATATCAAACCCGAACGACCAGTTATTGTACGCTCAGATATTAATGGTGTTGGCCTAAACTATGTTTCGGCGGGTGCAATGGGAGAAGACGACGCCGAACCCATTGTAACAAAAGATAATGCCAAAATCTTATTTACAACCATTATGGGGCATAGCCGTATGATTTGTTCGATGGATACCAAAGGCGGCAATTATTCAGTTATAGGCGAAGGAAGTCATATTAGTTTAAATCCTGTCGATAATAGCAAGATTATCTATAATATGAAAGTAGGTAAGTTTATTCAGGTATTTACAATGGATATAAAAACTGGCCAAAAAACCCAGCTAACCACAGGAGAATATAACAATCGTGATGCTGCGTTTTCGAGAGATGGCAAATATATAGCCTTTGCAAGCAACAGGGAAAACCCCAAGAAGGAGAATAAACATATTTTTGTAATGAAAGTAGACGGTACTGATTTAATCCAAATTACTCAAGGCGAAACAGATGAAAGTGACCCTGCGTGGGGAGTTGACAATACGCTTTTTTTCAGCTCAAATGCCGAAAAGAATTATAATATCTGGAAAGCCAAAGTGAAATTTGGCAAATAATGATTGATTTTTTTAAGTTCTAAAAAAAAGGCTGATTGTTATAGACCATTTTATAATATGTTATTGAAATAACCCAGCTATTTAAAACTCAAATGAGGTTAATGTAAAAGTAAATAGGACTACCCTTTACAGGCAGATTAATTACCTAGTTAATGGTTTCTACACCTTTATAGATTCAAGTAGCACCTATCTACTCCCAACGATTCTATTATCAATGAAAGCACCTTAAAGGTATTTGCTTCATCTTGGTTTAAGCTATATTTTTCCAAACAGATTCTTAAAATAAAGAAAGTTTAAACAGTTTTTTCACAAAGGCTTTATTTTCTATTTATATTTGACCAAAAAAAAACTACTAGAGCAAAGCTCTAGTAGTTTTGAAATAAGACTAATCTTCTCTTGTTTATCTTGGGCCAGTACCTCCACCTGAAGATGGTAACGTTGGGGGTGTCAAATCATTAGAGCCCTTTACCAACAGTGTGTCTGTTTTTACTTTTAGGGTTGTTATTTGAGTGCTTGGTTGAGGTTCCAATACATCATTTTGGCAAGAGGTTAAACCGATAGTTGCCAATACCATTAATACCAATAAAGCTTTCATGTGTTTAGTGTTTAAATGTTCCATGGAGCTATTCCATGGTCAAGCAAAAGCACTTGACACACTTATATGTTTTTAGAATAACTGGATGTGAGTTGTTATAGAATGTTACAGCAAAATTTATTGCTATACCTATATTTTTTTAGAAAATCCTACACAGGATTTTCTAAAAAAATGTAACGTTTTAATAGCCAGAAGGAATTAAAGTTAGAATACAGCTAATCTGCTTATTGAGAATTGTTTAAAAAATTAAAAAGGTTATTCAATTATATATTAGTTGCCATATTCAACACAATCATTTGTAATTTTACTGAACCTTCAAGCTTAAAATGTTATGAGTCAAACTTTTAATGTGCATGAGATACTAAGAATCATTAATCATGGAGACAACAGAGAGCTAGATCAAGTGGTAACTTATTTGTATCGGAACTTTAGGGCCAAAGTTGCATCGCAGGTATTTATGGAAAGAGGAACTTATGAAGATGGGAAAGACATCTTTGAAGAAACCTTGATAACTTTCCTTGAAAATTGTAGAACAGGAACATTTACAGCGAGGTCGCATCGGGAATTAGAGGTGTATATTAAAAAAATCGCTCACAATAAGTGGCTAAAACATTGTGAGTCAAAAAATCGCCGAATAGAAAGAGAGCAAAAATACACTAAACTTAGCGATGGAAAGGATGCCAGTACTCCTTTGGCAATAATGGTTGACAACGAAGATAAAAACAAGGCTATTACGATATTTAAAAAGCTAGATGAAATCTGTCAGAAAATTTTGATAGCTTTCTACATTGATGGCTTAAGCTTGGACGAGATAGCCCAAAAGTATGAGCTTGGTACTGCAGAGGCAGTTAAATTACGTAAATTTAGATGTGTAAAAAAACTTAGAGAACTATTATTACAATGAAACTAGATAATGAATACGATAGATTTGATGCGATTGAACGTTTTTGTAAAGGAGTATTAACTTCTTCTGAAAATGAAATATTTATCAATGCTCTACACGATGACTCAACGCTTTTGCAAGAAGTAAATGAGTATAAAAACCTATTAGAAGTTATGAGAAAAGCAAATCTTGAAAATCAAATCAAAACAACTTTAGCTCGACTAGAAGCAGAAGAGCCTATTACTACCTTAGCCAATGAGGGTAATATTAATACAATGTCGCAACGAAAAGGTATCATTATTAAGTATATAGGGGCTTTGGCAGCAGCTTGTGTTATATTTATATTGTATGTTTCTTTGGCCACTGTGCAATTGCCCGGAACCGAAAATGACCTTAATGTTGTACGTGATATAGACCCTACCGTACTAAACCCTATACAGAAATCGGCTTATGATCATTTTTATACAGGACAATTGCATATTGCCGATGGCCAGTTTGAAGCAGCCGTATTAAATTTTAAAGAAGTCCTTAATACACCCAATTTAAGAAAATACTTTGCAGAGGCAACTCAATGGCATTTGGTAATAGCCTATTTTAAAAGTGGCAATATTAAGGAAGCCGAAAAGCTTTATGATACTTTAACTTCTTGCTCTGATTGTGTTTATCATGTAAGTATGCTAAATCGTTCTAAGATTTGGTGGCAAATATTTTGGGCCAAAGTATTTTAAATTTCTTTGTTCGAGCTAGTAAATAGGCCAATATCAGTATAAAAAGAATAATGCCAATACCCCAAAAACTCTGATGCTTTGGTGGATATATAGCTTCAGCACTACCACTTAAGATTAGATTAGCCCAGAAAAAGGGATGGTTTAAATCACCAAATTGTTCCGATTGAATAAAGTCTATTTTTGCTTTTTGAAGAGCTAAGTCTTTAGGAATTCCTTCATTGATGTATTCAAAAAAAATATTACTAATGAAGTCACTTGACCGGTCGTGGGCTTGCCATTGTGCTGCAACAACGGCATGTGCTCCTGCTCGTACAAACGCATAAGATAACGACATAACTCCTTCATGATTTTCAAGATGCCCTGTTCCACTTTTACACGAAGCTAGCATTACGAGCTTATATCGAGTAAGGGGTAATCCTAATGCTTCGTAGAAGCCTAATTTAGAGGCTGTTTTGTCGGCGAGAGGATATAAAAAAAGATAAGATTTTTTACTTTGGAGTGTATCGCTAACAGAGTGAGTTACCAAATTTAGTACATTATAATAGGGGAGTTTTGTCATCAGTTGTGCTTTGGTAGCAGCTCGATCGTTTAGCCATAATTGCCCCTCAGCTGGTTTAATGATTCTTGAACGAAGAGCCTTAAAGGTGTCTTGCTCAATAATATGGGTTTGTGTAAAAGGAGTAGCTGTAAGGATTCGATTAGAGGATAAGGCTTCTCTAGGAGTTGAAGAAATAAAGTTTTGTCCTGAATAAGTATAGCTTATAGCATAGTGCCTAATCAAGTAATCAGATATGATTTTTCCTGTTTCGAGTGTCTCAAATGGCAAATAATTAAGGATACCTTCTCTTGCTAATACCAGTCTTTGGGTATTGTGGAGGTTCCGCTCTATTGGTTTCAATAGCCAATCATAAAGTTGGATAGCTTCTTTCTGGCCATTATACTCGTTCCATTGAGGATTAATATTGAGTTTAGGAAGAAAAGAGCGAAGCGTATTAGCTAAACTATTATCCTGTAGAGATAGCTTTTTTACTTGTATCAAATCTGATTTAATCAAAAATATATACAATAAATTAGGCGACCTCAACGAGTAGCTAATAAACGCCGTATTTTGGGGCAATTTTTGTTTAATATCAGTCGCTAGTGATTGATTATCAAAAGATAGCACTGACCCTACA
The DNA window shown above is from Flectobacillus major DSM 103 and carries:
- a CDS encoding tetratricopeptide repeat protein translates to MKLDNEYDRFDAIERFCKGVLTSSENEIFINALHDDSTLLQEVNEYKNLLEVMRKANLENQIKTTLARLEAEEPITTLANEGNINTMSQRKGIIIKYIGALAAACVIFILYVSLATVQLPGTENDLNVVRDIDPTVLNPIQKSAYDHFYTGQLHIADGQFEAAVLNFKEVLNTPNLRKYFAEATQWHLVIAYFKSGNIKEAEKLYDTLTSCSDCVYHVSMLNRSKIWWQIFWAKVF
- a CDS encoding TolB family protein, whose protein sequence is MKKNIQLLRITLLCLVSYVGIAQIPTAPGTTGNADNLTRETSEPTQELFARVSPDGKYLLYNALEISYSLSLTNGRIDQKTNKKYRIVKKEIGKPITNPLADNAAYPTWMPDNSGIIFSYIKPERPVIVRSDINGVGLNYVSAGAMGEDDAEPIVTKDNAKILFTTIMGHSRMICSMDTKGGNYSVIGEGSHISLNPVDNSKIIYNMKVGKFIQVFTMDIKTGQKTQLTTGEYNNRDAAFSRDGKYIAFASNRENPKKENKHIFVMKVDGTDLIQITQGETDESDPAWGVDNTLFFSSNAEKNYNIWKAKVKFGK
- a CDS encoding RNA polymerase sigma factor, which encodes MSQTFNVHEILRIINHGDNRELDQVVTYLYRNFRAKVASQVFMERGTYEDGKDIFEETLITFLENCRTGTFTARSHRELEVYIKKIAHNKWLKHCESKNRRIEREQKYTKLSDGKDASTPLAIMVDNEDKNKAITIFKKLDEICQKILIAFYIDGLSLDEIAQKYELGTAEAVKLRKFRCVKKLRELLLQ